A genomic region of Acidobacteriota bacterium contains the following coding sequences:
- a CDS encoding TlpA family protein disulfide reductase yields MRVFTVPDLDGAAVDVASVLRGKVGVIAMWASWCEPCLAEIPKLRDLSRAYRDRGLAVLGVGVQQGEETPAKQRRMAAKQLVNYMLLFDEQREFQRAYDLRSLPFTILIGSDGKVRWLGSVLPPDFEARIQTLLKEGPGGGHGG; encoded by the coding sequence GTGAGGGTCTTCACGGTTCCGGACCTGGACGGCGCCGCGGTGGACGTCGCCTCGGTCCTCCGCGGCAAGGTCGGCGTCATCGCGATGTGGGCCTCGTGGTGCGAGCCGTGCCTCGCCGAGATCCCGAAGCTCCGCGACCTCTCCCGGGCCTATCGCGATCGGGGGCTGGCGGTTCTCGGCGTCGGGGTCCAGCAGGGCGAGGAGACGCCGGCGAAGCAGAGGCGCATGGCCGCGAAGCAGCTCGTGAACTACATGCTCCTCTTCGACGAGCAGCGCGAGTTCCAGCGCGCCTACGATCTCCGCTCGCTCCCCTTCACCATCCTGATCGGGTCGGACGGAAAGGTCCGCTGGCTCGGAAGCGTTCTCCCTCCGGACTTCGAGGCGCGGATCCAGACGCTCCTCAAGGAAGGTCCCGGAGGAGGTCACGGAGGCTGA